GCGGGTGCGGGTGTGGCATGTGGCGCAAATGAGCGCTGCGAGCAAGGTGCGTGTGTAGACACTACTGAAGCCTGCACCGACGAGTGCTCCGCGGGCGAGTCGGTCTGCTTTGGCGACGCGACGCGCACCTGCGGACAGTTTGACTCGGACTCCTGTTTGGACCTCGGACCGGCTGAGCCTTGTGCATCAGGCGAATCATGTGCCAGCGGAACATGCGCGGTGCCTTGCTCGGACACGTGCTCCACGGAAGGTGCTGAAGAGTGTTCAGGAAACGGCGTCAGAACGTGTGAGCGCACCGCACAGGGCTGTTTAGCCTGGAGTCCGGTTGTGGCGTGCTCCGCCGCAGAAACCTGCTCCAACGGCGTTTGTGCGGCGAATTGTTCGGACGAATGCCCGACCTCGGGTGCCGCGATCTGCTCGCCGGATAACTCCGGGGTTTCGATCTGTGGGCAGTTTGACGGTGATGCGTGCCTCGATCGATCAAGCCCAGTGCCTTGTCAGGCTGGATTCGCATGTAGCCAGGGACAATGCGTGGCGACGTGCTCCGACGAGTGTACTCAAGGCGCGACCCAGTGCTCAGGCAACTCGCTCGAGAGCTGCGGAAACTACGATGCCGACCCTTGTTTGGAGTGGGGTGGCGCGGTGGCCTGCCCTGGCGGCGCAACCTGCACCAACGACACCTGCGACTTGCCTTGCTCAGACGAGTGCACCACATCGGGCGCGGTCGAGTGTTCTGGAAACGGAACGCGAAGCTGCGGTCAGTTCGACCTAGACAACTGCCTTGAGTGGTCCACCACCACCGCCTGTCAGTCCTATGAAGTCTGTGCCGCTGGCGCATGTGAACTTGGCGCAACGCCAGCCATCGTACTTATCAACGAGCTTGTCTATGACTCCATGGGCACCGATTCGGCAGCTGGAAATACGCTCTTCGTGGAGCTTTCTGGCCCTCCTGGTCAGTCGTTGGACGGCTACTCGGTCGTGGGCGTCAACGGGTCAGGCGGCGGCGATTACAATTCAATCCCCTTGACCGGCGAGACGATTGGCCAAGACGGATTCTTCGTGATCGCTCATCCGAACGGTGACGCGACACTGGTGGCGTCGGCAGAAATGACCTCAACCGCGGTCGACTTCCAGAACGGACCTGACTCTGTTCAAGTGCGCTGGCGAGGCCGCGTAGTGGACGCACTCGGTTACGGAAGCTTCGGGGCGAATGATACGTTTGCGGGCGAGGGAACAGCTGCCGGCTCGGCACAAAACGGAGCGAGCTTGTCGCGCGACCTCGACTCAAATGACACGGACGACAACTCTGTAGACTTTACGGTACAGGCGTCTCCTACGCCCGGTGCCGCCGCGATCTCTTGTATGAATGACTGTTCCATGGGGCAGACCCGATGCGACGGCACACAGATTCAGAGCTGTGGGAACTTTGATGCGGACACGTGTCTTGAGTGGGGACCATCCATGGCATGTTCGGGCTCACAAACGTGTCAGGGCACCACCTGTCAGGATCCTTGCACCGATGAGTGTTCCGCCCAAGGCGCCACGCAATGCTCAGGCGAACAAGTCAGAACTTGCGGAAACTACGACACGGACTCATGCCTGGAGTGGTCAACTGCTGCGGACTGCCCTGGTACTCAGGTTTGCACCCTAAACGTATGTCAGGACGCCACGGCTCCTGAGGTGGTTTTGATTTCCCCACAGGGAACCCTGCAGACGACGCAGGGCAATGTTCACCGCATGTTGGTGGACGCCACGCCGAACGCCGGGCGAACCATTTCGGAGGTTCGCTACTACGCTGACGGCGCGCTGCTTGGCAGCACCACATCAACTCCACACGAGTACTTCTACACTGTACCTGCGAATCACCCGACAAACACTCAGATCGTGCTTCAGGCGCAGGCCACGGATAGCACCGGAATCGTCGGAAGTTCGGCTTTTGCATACCTAGACGTTAGAAACGACGCGCCTGTTGCATCGTTCACGGCGACCATCACCAACACGACCACGGTGACCGTGGACGCCTCGGGATCCACCGACACTGAAACGGCTACGCCAGACCTCGAAGTATGTTGGGACTGGAACAATGACGGCACCTGTGACACGCCGTTCTCTACTCAACAGATTCGAAGTCACGACTTTGGAGCTTCCGGCAACTATACTATTCGTATGGTGGTTCGTGATGCCGTTGGCCAAACTACGTCGACGACTCGGCAAGTGAGCTTCGCGGACATTCAGTACGTGGGCGGAAGCGACGTGACCACCACACTCTGGTACGGCACGATCATCGTAACGGGCAACGTCACCGTGCCTTCTGGCAACACGCTGACCATCGCCCCTGGTACCGACATTCTCTTTGTGTACTCGGACGTGGCGGCGCCAAGCGGCGTTGGCGACTACCGAATCACGGTCAACGGTAATATGGTGGTCAACGGCACCGCGGCGGATCCCGTTGTATTCTCGGGACAAGACCAGACAGCCAAGGTACCCGGTGGTTGGGACCGAATCATCCTCAACGGCGCTGGGTCGGTGATCGATCATGCGATCATCGAGTATGCGGATTTCGGCCTTGATATACGCAGCGATGCGCAGATCACGAACACCGAAGTCCGAAACACGCGGGACAACTGCATCGACATGAACAACGCGGACAACGCGAGCTTGGAAGACGTGGTGACGCGAGAGTGTGGTGGAAACGGCGTCGAGGTTCGAAACGGTTCGAACCCTGTAGACATCACCTCATTGAGCTCCACTCAGAACGGCGAGAGCGGCATCTACTTGCGCCAGTCGTCCGTGGTGACCATGACCACAAGCACTTTGGCGGGCAACGCTGACGAAGGTGCATACGTGGACACGAGCACATTGAACCTTTCGGATTCAGTGGTGGAAAACAACCTCAACCGCGGCCTTATTTTCAATGGAAACAGCGGTGGAGCCGTGACTCGAAACCAGATCCGAACCAACGCTGCTGCGGGTATCGAGCTATTAGCAAGTACCACGCAGTCGGACTCGCCGTCTCCGGTTGTCAATCTCAACAACATCTACTCGAACTCCACAGGCTCCACCGAGATTTACGAAGGGATCATTACGAGTTCGGTGCTTACAGCCTCTTACTCGGGCTGCTGCAGCTCGTCCGGAGTTACTTCCTCAGACTGGACTAAACCGGCCGGGTCGACGATCCGCCGAGTTAGGCTCAACTATAACGAAACCGACTACTCAACTAACTACGTGATCGGCTATCTCATCAATGCAGAGACAGGCAGTACGATTCAGCAATTCAACAGTGATTTCAATGGCTGGATCGAAATTCCCTCGGGAGTCAATAGCCTCCGGGTACGTGTCCGCGATAGTGGCTATGGTTCCGTGACTGACACCATCACGGTTTCGCAAGTTGAAGTCGTGAAGAGTGGGCAGGCCGACGTTGCCGCTTCATTGAACAGCGCAATCGACTTCCAGCGCAATTATCTTGGCACTTGGCCAAACGTCATGACGCGTACCTTTGAATCGTCAAGAAACATGCTGAACGTTCAGGG
This Microvenator marinus DNA region includes the following protein-coding sequences:
- a CDS encoding right-handed parallel beta-helix repeat-containing protein, which translates into the protein MKISVLKSAFVLVLASALGCSDDPTPRPNPTNNNNNEPDMTSDIGGTNNENDMGENNTPDMETDQDPDLDPDMGEDMDPDLGPGCEDECQPGEQVCDGTGAFQICGQFDDDECVEFSQSIACTQGHSCLEDRCVPPCRDECPSGTTVCLDENTVGTCGNYDADSCREAGAGVACGANERCEQGACVDTTEACTDECSAGESVCFGDATRTCGQFDSDSCLDLGPAEPCASGESCASGTCAVPCSDTCSTEGAEECSGNGVRTCERTAQGCLAWSPVVACSAAETCSNGVCAANCSDECPTSGAAICSPDNSGVSICGQFDGDACLDRSSPVPCQAGFACSQGQCVATCSDECTQGATQCSGNSLESCGNYDADPCLEWGGAVACPGGATCTNDTCDLPCSDECTTSGAVECSGNGTRSCGQFDLDNCLEWSTTTACQSYEVCAAGACELGATPAIVLINELVYDSMGTDSAAGNTLFVELSGPPGQSLDGYSVVGVNGSGGGDYNSIPLTGETIGQDGFFVIAHPNGDATLVASAEMTSTAVDFQNGPDSVQVRWRGRVVDALGYGSFGANDTFAGEGTAAGSAQNGASLSRDLDSNDTDDNSVDFTVQASPTPGAAAISCMNDCSMGQTRCDGTQIQSCGNFDADTCLEWGPSMACSGSQTCQGTTCQDPCTDECSAQGATQCSGEQVRTCGNYDTDSCLEWSTAADCPGTQVCTLNVCQDATAPEVVLISPQGTLQTTQGNVHRMLVDATPNAGRTISEVRYYADGALLGSTTSTPHEYFYTVPANHPTNTQIVLQAQATDSTGIVGSSAFAYLDVRNDAPVASFTATITNTTTVTVDASGSTDTETATPDLEVCWDWNNDGTCDTPFSTQQIRSHDFGASGNYTIRMVVRDAVGQTTSTTRQVSFADIQYVGGSDVTTTLWYGTIIVTGNVTVPSGNTLTIAPGTDILFVYSDVAAPSGVGDYRITVNGNMVVNGTAADPVVFSGQDQTAKVPGGWDRIILNGAGSVIDHAIIEYADFGLDIRSDAQITNTEVRNTRDNCIDMNNADNASLEDVVTRECGGNGVEVRNGSNPVDITSLSSTQNGESGIYLRQSSVVTMTTSTLAGNADEGAYVDTSTLNLSDSVVENNLNRGLIFNGNSGGAVTRNQIRTNAAAGIELLASTTQSDSPSPVVNLNNIYSNSTGSTEIYEGIITSSVLTASYSGCCSSSGVTSSDWTKPAGSTIRRVRLNYNETDYSTNYVIGYLINAETGSTIQQFNSDFNGWIEIPSGVNSLRVRVRDSGYGSVTDTITVSQVEVVKSGQADVAASLNSAIDFQRNYLGTWPNVMTRTFESSRNMLNVQGFVGVPFTSSWDTGIYMAGNVSGTWSSTIYVTGNTTVPAGQVLNVDPSTQILFVNHDQNLDNVGDFEIKANGQFNLNGAQGNEVLIAGLGASDIDMFQEVNLDGSGADQSTWNDVNLRNGQTGVMLRGSSTLTRVNISTVGRDGIYVISGAPSLSYVTVDGAVRYGVHIGAASPVLSRMTIRNGLSHGLFYNGANGGTLEDSTVRENQGDGVHVNGPAAPGVNYNLITYNGATGIRVNGNSAMVGNNNVIKFNDDAGVALRSTVSSHPTAKFNYSNIYGNAVLGTTIAQAFTTSSVLTASYSGCCSSTGVTSSDYTLPNGREARLARIAYNETDYSTNYVIGYLINATTGSTIQQFNSDFNGWVEIPSGVTSLRVRVRDSGYGSVTDTITVHEVLSDEYATSTAYELAAMTVSGTSDAKFNYWTPTIGEVPTKIHQARNGSVDFTGFTGAEYPSGQVTQVGPRP